A window from Megalobrama amblycephala isolate DHTTF-2021 linkage group LG21, ASM1881202v1, whole genome shotgun sequence encodes these proteins:
- the LOC125257087 gene encoding keratin, type I cytoskeletal 19, giving the protein MTSKSIIIPRHCGIAAPKAYSVYGCGFGGRTRISSCSFRSNTCSPCPSHRIDGAYRCHSGLLSGGHGERFGARIMAGGCYGRDYDYLQKTEKATMQNLNDRLASYLDKVDSLEAANATLERQIREYYEKKGPICQRDYSCYLNTIDCLQEKIKDATINNGKILLRIDNSKLAAEDFRIKYENELSIRQCVKADVDNLRRILDKTCLAKADLEMQICALQEELVYLKKNHQEDVAALMCQLTNAKVCVEVDAAPQQDLKKVLDDIRCHYETIINKHCREQECWFKEKTADLCKDASTSTECLETSISHISELRRNLQNLEIKLQSQISMTGALECSLLDTEAMYSAKLACYQKYIDTFEAELCQVRSGIEQQGRDYDALLDIKSRLEQEIATYRCLLENQGSR; this is encoded by the exons ATGACCTCAAAGTCAATAATCATTCCTCGTCATTGTGGTATAGCTGCACCCAAAGCCTACAGTGTGTATGGCTGTGGTTTTGGAGGAAGGACGCGCATCTCTTCCTGCTCTTTTCGTTCGAATACTTGCTCCCCATGTCCATCACACAGAATTGATGGAGCATACAGATGTCACAGTGGACTGCTCAGCGGAGGACATGGTGAAAGATTTGGTGCAAGAATCATGGCTGGAGGGTGCTATGGAAGGGATTATGACTACCTCCAGAAGACTGAGAAGGCCACCATGCAAAACCTGAATGACCGTCTGGCATCCTACCTAGATAAAGTGGACTCTCTGGAGGCTGCCAATGCCACACTGGAGAGGCAAATCCGGGAGTACTATGAGAAGAAGGGGCCGATCTGCCAGAGAGACTACAGTTGCTACTTGAACACCATTGATTGCCTTCAGGAAAAG ATTAAAGATGCTACTATCAACAACGGCAAAATCCTCCTGCGTATTGACAACTCTAAATTGGCTGCTGAAGACTTCAGGATAAA GTATGAGAATGAGTTGTCGATACGGCAGTGTGTGAAGGCTGACGTCGATAACCTGCGTCGCATACTTGATAAGACATGCCTGGCTAAGGCCGACTTGGAGATGCAGATCTGCGCTCTGCAGGAGGAGCTGGTATATTTGAAGAAAAATCACCAGGAG GATGTGGCAGCACTAATGTGTCAGCTGACAAATGCAAAAGTGTGTGTGGAAGTGGATGCTGCTCCTCAGCAAGACCTAAAAAAAGTTTTGGATGACATCCGTTGTCATTATGAGACCATCATAAACAAACACTGCAGAGAACAGGAGTGCTGGTTCAAAGAGAAG ACGGCAGATCTGTGTAAAGATGCTTCCACCAGCACAGAGTGCCTAGAAACCTCCATATCACACATCTCAGAATTGCGACGTAATTTGCAGAACTTGGAGATCAAGCTACAGTCTCAAATCAGCATG ACAGGAGCACTGGAGTGCTCACTGTTGGATACAGAGGCTATGTACAGTGCTAAGCTAGCATGCTACCAGAAATACATCGACACATTCGAGGCAGAGCTTTGTCAGGTGCGCTCTGGCATTGAGCAGCAGGGCAGAGACTATGATGCACTGCTGGACATCAAGAGCCGTCTGGAGCAGGAGATCGCCACTTACAGGTGCCTCCTGGAAAATCAGGGCAGTAGGTaa